A single window of Sphingobacteriales bacterium DNA harbors:
- a CDS encoding class I SAM-dependent methyltransferase: MKDNFSAHANAYAKYRPTYPDALFDFINSICKNKNNAWDCGTGNGQIAIEISKQFEHVYATDISVEQIKNAQQANNITYSIQASESTNFNHNFFDLIIVAQAVHWFDFDKFYAEVRRTSKDNAIICLVGYNRVKVSTEIDAIISEFYHHIIGKYWDEERKYIDENYTNIPFPFKEIEVPELKNILDWNFEHFIGYLNTWSSVKHFIRANKFNPVDMLKEELNQYWKENEIKQVQFPIFMRVGYVV; encoded by the coding sequence ATGAAAGACAATTTTTCTGCACATGCCAATGCGTACGCAAAGTATAGACCAACATATCCTGATGCACTATTTGATTTTATCAATTCTATTTGCAAAAACAAAAATAATGCTTGGGATTGTGGCACTGGAAATGGACAGATTGCGATTGAAATATCTAAACAATTTGAGCATGTGTATGCAACAGACATTAGCGTTGAACAAATTAAAAATGCACAACAAGCAAATAATATCACCTATTCTATACAAGCATCAGAATCAACAAATTTCAATCATAACTTTTTTGATTTAATTATAGTTGCACAAGCTGTACATTGGTTTGATTTTGATAAATTTTATGCTGAAGTTAGACGTACATCAAAAGACAATGCCATTATATGTTTGGTTGGATATAATAGAGTAAAAGTCTCAACTGAGATAGACGCCATCATTTCAGAGTTCTATCATCATATTATTGGAAAATATTGGGACGAAGAACGCAAATATATTGACGAAAATTATACAAATATTCCTTTTCCATTTAAAGAAATTGAAGTGCCTGAGTTAAAAAATATTTTAGATTGGAATTTTGAACATTTTATTGGCTATTTGAATACATGGTCTTCTGTAAAACATTTTATTCGAGCAAACAAATTTAATCCTGTTGATATGCTAAAAGAAGAATTGAATCAGTACTGGAAGGAAAATGAAATAAAACAAGTTCAGTTTCCAATATTTATGCGCGTTGGATATGTTGTTTAG
- a CDS encoding META domain-containing protein: MNNNFITRIHCNSIKFSAYIVAIISALVVLSCASTKSNNKILWVSGYKTEASGVGKMQVLNIHKGENLDNQKWENFYSPIEGFNFEEGYLKKIEVKEEKVENVPADASSIKYVLVKELEKTIDNRSLLNGDWILAKLNDAPINKSIVLPTLKINLEQKKVSGHSGCNNFSGSLENLNTNKLIFGNIISTKMACISNNIEQELYNALSKTDSFQVINNNLIFFSADGKKLLMFIKNSEKEVNKNLHDIWNAVSINGNPINRMSPIPRLEINLTEMKVYGNDGCNNYSGIIKTATDSKLIFGALASTKKMCANMDIADNFNQAMAKVASYKIDGLKLILLDNNNKEVLSFLKGD, translated from the coding sequence ATGAATAATAATTTTATTACTAGAATACATTGTAATTCTATAAAATTTAGCGCATATATTGTTGCTATCATTAGTGCATTAGTTGTTCTTTCTTGTGCATCAACAAAATCTAACAATAAAATACTTTGGGTAAGTGGCTACAAAACAGAAGCAAGTGGTGTTGGTAAAATGCAAGTATTAAATATTCATAAAGGAGAAAATTTAGACAATCAAAAATGGGAAAATTTTTATTCGCCTATTGAAGGTTTTAATTTTGAAGAAGGATACTTGAAGAAAATAGAAGTAAAAGAAGAGAAAGTAGAAAACGTTCCAGCTGATGCATCTTCAATTAAATATGTGCTTGTAAAAGAATTAGAAAAAACAATAGACAATAGAAGTTTATTAAATGGAGATTGGATTTTGGCAAAACTAAACGACGCGCCAATTAATAAAAGCATAGTACTTCCAACATTAAAAATAAATTTAGAACAAAAGAAAGTAAGTGGACACAGTGGTTGTAACAATTTTAGTGGAAGTTTAGAAAATCTAAATACCAATAAACTAATATTTGGAAATATCATTAGTACTAAAATGGCATGCATTTCAAATAACATTGAGCAAGAATTGTATAATGCATTAAGCAAAACAGATTCTTTTCAAGTTATCAATAACAATCTTATATTTTTTAGTGCTGATGGCAAAAAACTACTGATGTTTATTAAAAATTCTGAAAAAGAAGTCAATAAAAATTTACATGATATTTGGAATGCTGTTAGCATAAATGGAAATCCAATCAATAGAATGTCGCCAATACCAAGACTAGAAATAAACCTAACAGAAATGAAAGTTTATGGCAATGATGGTTGCAATAATTATTCAGGTATTATTAAAACAGCAACAGATTCAAAACTAATTTTTGGCGCACTTGCTTCAACAAAAAAAATGTGTGCCAATATGGATATTGCAGATAATTTTAACCAAGCAATGGCAAAAGTTGCATCTTATAAAATTGATGGGCTAAAACTAATATTACTTGACAACAACAACAAAGAAGTTTTGTCATTTTTGAAAGGTGATTAA
- a CDS encoding thioesterase family protein: MTRIDIEIPKKILYTSKFTIEQEDINHAKHMGNERILIKANQIRTNFYAHLQLADVDWEKGEGTILANHAIKYVSEGFLGDTVECQVGVQALTECSFDLVFHFIKNNTKTLAIVRSGCVYFNYHEKRIKELPNSFIEAFQL, encoded by the coding sequence ATGACTAGAATTGACATCGAAATACCTAAGAAAATATTATATACTTCAAAATTTACAATAGAACAAGAAGACATAAACCATGCAAAACACATGGGCAATGAACGAATTTTAATAAAAGCTAATCAAATAAGAACAAATTTTTATGCCCATTTGCAACTTGCTGATGTAGATTGGGAAAAAGGTGAAGGAACGATATTAGCAAATCACGCAATAAAGTATGTATCTGAAGGATTTTTGGGTGATACAGTTGAATGCCAAGTTGGCGTGCAAGCATTAACAGAATGTAGCTTTGATTTAGTTTTTCATTTTATAAAAAACAATACAAAAACATTAGCTATTGTACGTTCTGGTTGCGTTTATTTTAATTATCATGAAAAAAGAATAAAAGAATTGCCAAATAGTTTTATAGAAGCATTTCAATTATGA